Proteins found in one Cellulomonas palmilytica genomic segment:
- a CDS encoding glycosyltransferase family 4 protein — MSQPIEAGVANVVRDLADHQSSLGHEVAVACPDGGHLARELRSREITHLPWEATRNPGPGVLRESSALRRLVGQFAPDLVHLHSTKAGLAGRLALRGRVPTMFEPHAWGDWAASEPVATAIRVWEKIGARWTDLTICLSEAEAAHAVRLGIHRTITIPNGVDTSRFAPRDRARARRELGVDDGARVTLCVGRLAHQKGQDLLLRSWSATATDPGALLVLVGGGPDEQALRALAREIGESRVRFVTDCDDPRDWYAAADVVVAPSRWEGAALVPLEAMAMGRPVVGFDVGGLATTIGPNGAAIEPGDVNGLENALAKIDRGDARLPGASAITAYVSERHSARVAFDQITAAAARLVEEKA; from the coding sequence GTGAGCCAGCCGATCGAGGCAGGCGTGGCCAACGTCGTCCGGGACCTGGCCGACCACCAGTCGAGTCTGGGCCACGAGGTCGCTGTGGCCTGCCCCGACGGGGGTCACCTCGCGCGCGAGTTGCGCTCGAGAGAGATCACCCACCTCCCGTGGGAGGCCACCCGCAACCCTGGACCTGGAGTTCTCCGGGAGTCGTCCGCGCTTCGGCGCTTGGTCGGGCAGTTCGCGCCGGACCTCGTCCATCTGCACAGCACCAAGGCCGGGCTGGCCGGCCGGCTGGCGTTGCGGGGACGGGTCCCGACGATGTTCGAGCCGCACGCGTGGGGCGACTGGGCTGCATCGGAGCCCGTCGCGACGGCCATCCGCGTCTGGGAGAAGATCGGCGCCCGATGGACGGATCTGACCATATGCCTGAGCGAGGCGGAGGCCGCGCACGCCGTCCGCCTGGGCATCCATCGGACGATCACCATCCCGAACGGCGTCGACACGAGCCGGTTCGCACCGCGCGACAGGGCCCGTGCGAGGCGGGAGCTGGGCGTGGACGACGGTGCCCGGGTGACGCTGTGCGTCGGGCGCCTCGCACATCAGAAGGGGCAGGACCTCCTGCTGCGATCCTGGTCCGCGACGGCTACCGACCCGGGTGCCCTGCTCGTGCTGGTGGGCGGCGGTCCCGATGAGCAGGCCCTGCGTGCACTCGCGCGCGAGATAGGCGAGTCGCGGGTCCGGTTCGTCACCGACTGCGACGACCCGCGCGACTGGTATGCGGCGGCAGACGTCGTGGTCGCGCCGTCGCGGTGGGAGGGCGCAGCGCTCGTGCCTCTAGAGGCGATGGCGATGGGACGTCCGGTCGTGGGTTTCGACGTCGGTGGACTCGCGACCACGATCGGGCCGAACGGCGCAGCCATCGAGCCTGGTGACGTCAACGGTCTGGAGAACGCGCTCGCGAAGATCGACCGAGGTGACGCGAGGTTGCCCGGGGCCTCGGCCATCACCGCGTACGTCAGCGAGCGCCACAGCGCGCGTGTGGCGTTCGATCAGATCACTGCGGCGGCGGCACGCTTGGTGGAGGAGAAGGCGTGA
- a CDS encoding polysaccharide biosynthesis tyrosine autokinase codes for MELHDYLGILRKRWLSILLITLVAAGAALGLSLATTPQYTASTQLYVSVQGGATSSDLLQGSNYSRQQVTSYTQLVKSPLVLGPAIDELGLDLSSSDLAARVSANSPLNTSLINIQVTDEDPAVAAAIADTVATEFAAVIDELETPSEGGASTVKVSTVRPASAPSAPSSPNTKLNVALGLLVGLALGIGVAVLRAVLDTRIRTAQDVAQVTDAAVIATIGFDDDADAHPLIVHSSPQSERAEALRRLRTNLQFLDLADRPRSIVLTSSVPGEGKSTTAINLAITLADAGGRVALVDADLRRPSVARYMGLEGSAGLTTVLIGQAELADVVQPWGEGGLDVLTSGVIPPNPSEMLGSAAMGRLLDRLTAEYDHVIIDAPPLLPVTDAAILAKLSGGALVIAGAQKIHRDQLRESMGALETVGARVLGVVVNGQKRAVGDAYTYYHYRPHETPKVANLPALAAVEDTSDARPAKHSA; via the coding sequence GTGGAGCTGCACGACTACCTCGGCATCCTGCGCAAGCGGTGGCTCTCGATCCTGCTCATCACGCTCGTCGCTGCAGGCGCGGCACTCGGCCTGTCCCTCGCGACGACGCCGCAGTACACCGCCTCGACGCAGCTGTACGTGTCCGTGCAGGGCGGGGCCACGAGCAGCGACCTCCTCCAGGGCAGCAACTACTCGCGCCAGCAGGTGACCTCGTACACGCAGCTCGTGAAGAGCCCGCTCGTGCTGGGCCCTGCGATCGACGAGCTCGGGCTCGACCTCTCGTCGTCGGACCTCGCGGCGCGCGTCTCGGCGAACTCGCCGCTGAACACCTCGCTCATCAACATCCAGGTCACGGACGAGGACCCCGCGGTCGCGGCCGCGATCGCGGACACCGTCGCGACGGAGTTCGCCGCGGTGATCGACGAGCTGGAGACGCCGTCGGAGGGTGGTGCGTCGACGGTCAAGGTCTCGACGGTCCGCCCCGCGTCGGCGCCGTCGGCCCCGTCGTCGCCGAACACGAAGCTGAACGTGGCGCTGGGCCTGCTGGTCGGGCTCGCGCTCGGCATCGGCGTCGCCGTGCTGCGGGCCGTGCTCGACACGCGCATCCGCACCGCGCAGGACGTCGCGCAGGTCACCGACGCCGCGGTGATCGCGACGATCGGCTTCGACGACGACGCGGACGCGCACCCGCTGATCGTGCACAGCTCGCCGCAGTCGGAGCGTGCGGAGGCGCTGCGCCGCCTGCGCACGAACCTGCAGTTCCTGGACCTGGCGGACCGTCCGCGCTCGATCGTCCTGACGTCGTCGGTGCCCGGTGAGGGCAAGTCGACCACGGCGATCAACCTGGCGATCACGCTCGCCGACGCGGGTGGCCGCGTCGCGCTCGTCGACGCGGACCTGCGCCGCCCGTCGGTCGCGCGGTACATGGGTCTCGAGGGTTCCGCGGGTCTGACGACCGTGCTCATCGGCCAGGCCGAGCTCGCGGACGTCGTGCAGCCGTGGGGCGAGGGCGGCCTGGACGTCCTCACGTCGGGTGTCATCCCGCCGAACCCGTCGGAGATGCTCGGCTCGGCCGCGATGGGCCGCCTGCTGGACCGGCTGACCGCCGAGTACGACCACGTGATCATCGACGCGCCGCCGCTGCTGCCCGTCACGGACGCGGCGATCCTCGCGAAGCTGTCGGGGGGTGCGCTCGTCATCGCGGGTGCGCAGAAGATCCACCGCGACCAGCTGCGCGAGTCGATGGGTGCCCTCGAGACGGTCGGTGCGCGCGTGCTGGGTGTCGTCGTCAACGGCCAGAAGCGGGCCGTGGGTGACGCGTACACGTACTACCACTACCGCCCGCACGAGACGCCGAAGGTCGCGAACCTGCCGGCGCTCGCCGCGGTCGAGGACACCTCCGACGCCCGGCCGGCGAAGCACTCGGCCTGA
- a CDS encoding glycosyltransferase family 4 protein, whose product MSDQKPRNVYLVHWGRTGAGPLFLRELTSAFVARGDRTAVSYNVDAEGADRFPSGARSLPVRTYRSAMGAVLTLPRSALNAWRLYRDLKGVRDPVVIGTMEHLHQSLMIPVVARRGGTYVSIIHDVKLHSGDANILRRFNRWVELRFADVVVTLSNADELPPRQGQRVLQSVHPAFGSPAADAEREARNPGAPVRVGFFGRLVPYKGLELIPEIGRLLAEALPSEPIRVHGSGPLAGASYLVDSPHVDLDARWIPEDEVPTLVSRLDVVVLPYTEASQSGVIALAMGLGVPCVVTPVGGLIQQAKETGAARVARDVTAEAVTEALVEVLTDPELYAGLIESGLASAANEYSWGRLADDILGSVDENSASPGGARG is encoded by the coding sequence ATGTCGGATCAGAAGCCGAGGAACGTCTACCTGGTCCACTGGGGCCGGACGGGAGCTGGTCCTCTCTTCCTGCGCGAACTCACGTCGGCGTTTGTGGCTCGTGGCGATCGCACGGCGGTCTCCTACAACGTCGACGCCGAGGGCGCTGACCGCTTCCCTTCGGGAGCGCGCTCGCTCCCGGTCCGGACGTATCGCTCCGCGATGGGCGCCGTGCTCACGCTGCCGCGATCCGCGCTCAACGCGTGGCGGCTCTACCGCGACCTCAAGGGCGTACGCGATCCCGTGGTCATCGGGACGATGGAGCACCTGCACCAGTCCCTCATGATTCCGGTCGTGGCTCGTCGCGGTGGGACGTACGTGTCGATCATCCACGACGTGAAGCTGCATTCCGGCGACGCCAACATTCTGCGGCGGTTCAACCGCTGGGTAGAGTTGCGATTCGCCGATGTGGTGGTGACCCTGTCGAACGCCGACGAGCTACCTCCGCGTCAGGGGCAGCGGGTGCTCCAGAGTGTCCACCCGGCGTTCGGTTCGCCCGCGGCGGATGCAGAACGGGAAGCACGGAACCCTGGGGCGCCGGTCCGCGTCGGGTTCTTCGGGCGCCTGGTGCCCTACAAGGGGCTCGAGCTCATCCCGGAGATCGGTCGCCTGCTCGCGGAGGCACTCCCGAGCGAGCCGATTCGAGTTCACGGTTCTGGACCCCTCGCTGGCGCGAGCTACCTCGTCGACAGCCCCCACGTCGATCTTGACGCTCGCTGGATCCCTGAGGACGAGGTCCCCACGCTCGTCTCACGACTGGACGTGGTGGTCCTTCCGTACACCGAGGCGAGCCAGTCCGGCGTCATTGCGTTGGCAATGGGCCTGGGCGTGCCGTGCGTGGTGACGCCGGTCGGGGGACTGATCCAGCAGGCGAAGGAGACGGGTGCGGCACGCGTTGCCCGAGACGTCACCGCCGAGGCCGTCACGGAGGCACTCGTCGAGGTGCTGACCGACCCCGAGCTGTACGCGGGGCTCATCGAGAGCGGCTTGGCCTCCGCTGCGAACGAATACTCGTGGGGACGGCTCGCCGACGACATCCTGGGTTCCGTCGACGAGAACTCGGCTTCCCCAGGCGGTGCGCGTGGGTAG
- a CDS encoding O-antigen ligase family protein produces MLILLAAAACVVAAIVLPIWGVRRAICAALLTSLTIAPARLLGGGSPDEQYLVGISYPAPAVATFTILLPLATIVALARPEARRQAALVVPFLLYVAAGTAGFWQGSGPLVSGAAQVGLIALAWIAGTGLAPVMRSEFGVKLILVLVTILAGSVLLQVVQGVGAEDYGSRASGLFGHPATVGKLALPLTAMLLPQTEASSGRARRLAYAGIVMCVAMTMPTQSRANISGILLLVLGWVVINRTKDGRGRRYGIALVAAIAAAPYIPVVITRFVRDPEGGERPELLAAGLREFAAARWTGLGPNNFVPTAQAREIIVAVTGYPVHNAFVLALAELGLIGCFLALVPLGYALIKAIGGMRLRAGHVAEARALVLLVAAVALVSWSGWGTLRYPVGQLIAFACAVLATGVPSLREQRDRITASRTSVPHEQDALRGGPSGAHRTVPRDESRGEAAEPHHTARGALSA; encoded by the coding sequence GTGCTGATCCTCCTCGCAGCGGCCGCGTGCGTCGTCGCCGCGATCGTGCTTCCGATCTGGGGGGTGCGTCGCGCGATCTGCGCCGCACTGCTGACGTCGCTCACGATCGCACCGGCCCGCCTGCTCGGTGGAGGTAGCCCGGACGAGCAGTACCTCGTCGGCATCTCATATCCGGCACCCGCAGTCGCGACGTTCACGATCCTCCTGCCGCTCGCGACGATCGTCGCGCTGGCGCGACCGGAGGCTCGGCGACAGGCCGCGCTGGTCGTGCCCTTCCTGCTCTACGTGGCGGCGGGCACCGCCGGGTTCTGGCAGGGCTCCGGGCCTCTCGTGTCCGGTGCGGCGCAGGTGGGTCTGATTGCTCTGGCGTGGATCGCCGGGACCGGGCTCGCACCAGTCATGCGGAGCGAGTTCGGCGTGAAGCTCATCCTCGTTCTCGTCACGATCCTCGCGGGGTCCGTGCTCCTGCAGGTTGTGCAGGGCGTGGGCGCCGAGGACTACGGCTCCCGTGCCAGCGGGCTGTTCGGGCATCCGGCAACCGTCGGGAAGCTCGCACTTCCGCTGACGGCAATGCTGTTGCCGCAGACGGAAGCGAGCTCGGGACGAGCTCGCCGCCTCGCCTACGCGGGCATAGTCATGTGCGTCGCCATGACGATGCCGACACAGAGCCGCGCGAACATCTCGGGGATCCTGCTGCTCGTCCTCGGCTGGGTCGTCATCAACAGGACCAAGGACGGCCGCGGCCGGCGGTACGGGATCGCGCTCGTCGCTGCCATCGCCGCCGCGCCGTACATCCCCGTCGTCATCACACGGTTCGTCCGAGACCCGGAGGGAGGCGAGCGCCCGGAGCTGCTCGCAGCCGGCCTCCGAGAGTTCGCAGCCGCGAGGTGGACCGGCCTCGGCCCGAACAACTTCGTGCCGACAGCACAGGCCCGCGAGATCATCGTGGCGGTCACCGGCTACCCGGTGCACAACGCATTCGTCCTCGCGCTCGCGGAGCTCGGGCTCATCGGGTGCTTCCTGGCGCTGGTCCCGCTCGGCTATGCACTCATCAAGGCCATCGGCGGGATGCGGCTGCGCGCAGGGCATGTCGCTGAGGCAAGGGCGCTCGTCCTCCTGGTCGCTGCCGTGGCTCTCGTGAGCTGGTCAGGCTGGGGCACGCTGCGCTATCCGGTCGGTCAGCTCATTGCATTCGCGTGCGCCGTGCTGGCGACCGGCGTCCCGAGCCTTCGTGAGCAGCGCGACCGGATCACGGCCTCGAGGACATCGGTTCCACACGAGCAGGACGCATTGCGGGGCGGGCCGTCCGGTGCGCACCGGACGGTGCCCCGGGACGAATCACGCGGAGAGGCTGCGGAGCCGCACCACACAGCCAGAGGAGCGCTGAGCGCCTGA
- a CDS encoding sugar transferase yields MSIDTNRAVPAGERLSTVPTQRGAAPEPPPSLTLGRRLHRALVIGDVICVALAITTAWALRIGFEGDQVVSGDLSVHYLTVSLLLAVAWPAALTATRSRDRRVMGQGGAEYQRVWGATWRLFAVVAVVAFLLHADVARAYLAIAAPLGLGLLIAWRALARRRLHQARAQGRGLHDVVVVGPREKVARFPQMLGDGTASGYRVVAACVPHGAIEPDEHVAGVPVLGGLDDVRLVAETAGARMVLVLGSDAVSSQTVRQLGWDLEGTGIDLALSLALVDVAGPRMTVQPVSGLPWAFVDEPRFTGWRYVLKNLFDLLGAGIITLLLSPVLLAVAAIIKITSPGPVLYRQERIGKDGQPFPMLKFRSMVVDADKRLAEVLAAEGREVGMFYKPVNDPRVTPIGRFIRRYSIDELPQLFNVLRGEMSLVGPRPQIQAEVDLYDRAAFRRLLVKPGLTGLWQVSGRSDLSPEESIRLDVRYVENWSGFGDMMILARTAKAVVAGEGAR; encoded by the coding sequence ATGTCGATCGACACCAACCGGGCGGTGCCCGCCGGAGAGCGGCTCTCCACCGTGCCCACGCAGCGCGGCGCCGCACCCGAACCGCCGCCGTCGCTCACGCTCGGCCGCCGCCTGCACCGCGCGCTCGTCATCGGCGACGTCATCTGCGTCGCCCTCGCCATCACCACCGCCTGGGCCCTGCGCATCGGGTTCGAGGGCGACCAGGTCGTCTCCGGCGACCTCTCCGTGCACTACCTGACCGTCTCGCTGCTCCTCGCCGTCGCGTGGCCCGCAGCGCTCACCGCCACCCGCTCCCGCGACCGCCGCGTCATGGGCCAGGGCGGTGCCGAGTACCAGCGCGTCTGGGGCGCCACCTGGCGCCTGTTCGCCGTCGTCGCCGTCGTCGCGTTCCTGCTCCACGCCGACGTCGCCCGCGCCTACCTCGCGATCGCCGCCCCCCTCGGCCTCGGCCTGCTCATCGCCTGGCGCGCCCTCGCCCGCCGCCGCCTGCACCAGGCCCGCGCCCAGGGTCGCGGCCTGCACGACGTCGTCGTCGTCGGCCCGCGCGAGAAGGTCGCACGCTTCCCGCAGATGCTCGGCGACGGCACCGCGAGCGGCTACCGCGTCGTCGCCGCCTGCGTCCCGCACGGCGCCATCGAGCCCGACGAGCACGTCGCCGGCGTCCCCGTGCTCGGCGGCCTCGACGACGTCCGGCTCGTCGCCGAGACCGCCGGCGCCCGCATGGTCCTCGTCCTCGGCTCCGACGCCGTCTCCTCCCAGACCGTCCGCCAGCTCGGCTGGGACCTCGAGGGCACCGGCATCGACCTCGCCCTCAGCCTCGCGCTCGTCGACGTCGCCGGCCCCCGCATGACCGTCCAGCCCGTCTCCGGCCTGCCCTGGGCGTTCGTCGACGAGCCGCGCTTCACCGGCTGGCGCTACGTCCTCAAGAACCTGTTCGACCTCCTCGGCGCCGGCATCATCACCCTCCTGCTGTCGCCCGTGCTCCTCGCCGTCGCCGCGATCATCAAGATCACCAGCCCCGGCCCCGTGCTCTACCGCCAGGAGCGCATCGGCAAGGACGGCCAGCCGTTCCCGATGCTCAAGTTCCGCTCCATGGTCGTCGACGCCGACAAGCGCCTCGCCGAGGTGCTCGCCGCCGAAGGCCGCGAGGTCGGGATGTTCTACAAGCCCGTCAACGACCCGCGCGTCACGCCCATCGGCCGGTTCATCCGCCGCTACTCCATCGACGAGCTCCCGCAGCTGTTCAACGTCCTCCGTGGCGAGATGAGCCTCGTCGGCCCGCGCCCGCAGATCCAGGCCGAGGTCGACCTGTACGACCGCGCCGCGTTCCGCCGCCTGCTCGTCAAGCCCGGCCTCACCGGCCTGTGGCAGGTCTCGGGCCGCTCCGACCTGAGCCCCGAGGAGTCCATCCGTCTCGACGTCCGCTACGTCGAGAACTGGTCCGGCTTCGGCGACATGATGATCCTTGCGCGCACCGCCAAGGCCGTCGTGGCCGGCGAGGGCGCGAGGTGA